The following proteins are co-located in the Pochonia chlamydosporia 170 chromosome 6, whole genome shotgun sequence genome:
- a CDS encoding LAS seventeen-binding protein (similar to Verticillium alfalfae VaMs.102 XP_003004768.1) translates to MQRVSAFLPSWDKRNSNSNSNSNSNSVAASAAAAQKPSGLFGWAGRNNNSNNNNSSTSKQLARINVAAANNGRVQREAFWPSTLDMECVKAARILKSFCSDGYLAPVDGDNPTPTSDDQTPVTITKKIPKRIIQNAAGIAVFTCMRSGLWMTGSGGSGILIARKSDGTWSPPSGIMLHTPTLSFIIGVDVYDCVLVVTNLSALESITRPRVTLGEDIAMNNGPSVPVDADDVKLTWKDLDNTVLAYMKARGQYQAVNLQGCILTERANENERFYGVDVTQMDILAGNVARHVEETRPLFEVIKMAEGRTDYDKLIIEQTAIECAPSDAVIATPKSTPASPRPAFGIPKPDDPDPFGVLALEMAGLEIREAGSRLRPASSQFEINSNPRSPTLSKFGRQSVDTFVSKSNRASVMSSRTVKSQMTDAGTQTGGGTAETTPSPGQSEDGHERTSIDRIPEAKEDEEVDYTTVDFSPLRHLSQQHSIDLVLPEEEPAIPPRNKLRASMQSSRQSTEVDVSTKAPAKEEEEEDEAEYDTNDADDEDDLDDSDEEPVVFEVAQVQPTRTTAVASRMIQAKGNVVNIPKRLPPPLPTRSPARNSRSMRSDLGAEASAVLSPLRQAFSEADLRADEDGPQDGHVQRNSERIETSKSADLSQIQSKSVDNVDLKVNTEVAGQSAEEAQVDEGVQVTPSIDAVIMPGALPLDDSMESLAKSGEVEAETGSRESEQVQAIYPEDIPLPDDTDVEDLTSKPDAPESDFASAEERVTEDDESIKTPVDNSDSTTSKKHTSSIYTGMTEDRWSLDRSSLTTPTSERPLSVAEYSTEEDTPKKAAREAGLEAEAHEKKQATSNPLERPSQTTITSA, encoded by the exons ATGCAGCGCGTGTCAGCCTTTCTGCCCTCGTGGGACAAGCGAAATTCCAattccaactccaactccaactccaactctgTTGCTGCTTCCGCTGCCGCAGCTCAAAAACCAAGCGGATTATTCGGCTGGGCCGGCCGCAACAACAATTCCAATAATAATAACTCCTCGACAAGCAAGCAATTAGCCCgcatcaatgttgctgctgccaatAATGGCCGGGTTCAGCGGGAGGCCTTCTGGCCCTCAACACTCGACATGGAATGCGTCAAGGCAGCACGCATTCTAAAGTCATTTTGCT CCGATGGATACCTTGCTCCAGTAGATGGTGACaatccaacaccaacttctgACGATCAAACTCCCGTCACAATCACTAAAAAGATACCCAAGCGTATAATACAAAATGCCGCTGGCATCGCAGTCTTCACATGTATGCGGAGCGGGCTCTGGATGACTGGATCCGGCGGCTCCGGCATTCTTATTGCTAGAAAGTCGGACGGAACGTGGTCGCCGCCCTCTGGTATCATGCTCCATACCCCGACCCTCAGCTTCATAATCGGTGTCGACGTCTACGACTGTGTTCTCGTTGTCACAAACCTTTCTGCTCTGGAGTCAATCACCCGACCCCGAGTAACCCTCGGGGAGGATATCGCTATGAACAATGGGCCATCCGTTCCCGTGGATGCCGACGATGTCAAACTCACCTGGAAGGATCTCGACAATACCGTTTTAGCCTATATGAAGGCCCGGGGTCAATACCAAGCTGTCAATCTGCAGGGCTGCATTCTTACCGAACGAGCCAACGAAAACGAACGCTTCTACGGCGTCGATGTAACGCAAATGGATATTCTGGCCGGCAATGTGGCGCGACATGTTGAGGAGACTAGACCGCTATTCGAAGTTATCAAGATGGCTGAAGGTCGAACAGACTACGACAAACTCATCATTGAGCAGACCGCCATCGAGTGCGCCCCCAGCGACGCTGTCATTGCTACACCAAAGTCTACCCCGGCCTCTCCGCGTCCTGCTTTTGGAATCCCCAAACCTGATGATCCTGACCCATTTGGTGTCCTTGCGTTGGAAATGGCCGGCCTCGAGATTCGGGAAGCCGGCTCTCGATTGCGACCAGCAAGTAGCCAATTTGAAATCAATTCCAACCCTCGGAGCCCGACGCTCTCCAAGTTTGGACGCCAAAGTGTGGATACTTTTGTTAGCAAAAGCAACCGAGCCAGTGTGATGTCTTCGCGCACTGTAAAAAGTCAGATGACGGATGCAGGGACACAAACTGGTGGTGGTACAGCAGAAACAACACCTAGTCCAGGCCAGAGTGAGGATGGCCACGAAAGGACCTCCATTGACCGCATACCGGAGGCgaaagaggacgaagaagtcgaCTACACCACCGTTGATTTCTCGCCTCTGAGACATCTCAGCCAGCAGCACTCCATTGATTTGGTCCTTCCCGAGGAAGAGCCTGCCATTCCTCCCAGGAACAAACTTCGGGCTTCTATGCAATCATCCCGCCAAAGCACAGAAGTCGACGTGTCAACTAAAGCTCCagccaaggaggaggaggaggaagacgaggccGAATATGACACCAACGATGctgacgatgaggatgacttggatgacTCTGACGAAGAGCCAGTTGTGTTCGAGGTGGCCCAGGTCCAACCTACTCGGACGACGGCAGTCGCCTCACGAATGATTCAGGCAAAAGGCAACGTGGTTAATATTCCCAAGCGACTCCCGCCCCCACTCCCTACAAGGAGCCCAGCGAGAAACTCGAGATCCATGCGAAGCGATCTGGGTGCTGAGGCGTCCGCGGTCTTGAGCCCCCTGCGCCAGGCGTTTAGCGAAGCGGACCTACGCGCTGATGAAGACGGTCCACAGGATGGTCATGTCCAACGAAATTCGGAAAGAATTGAGACAAGCAAGTCTGCTGATCTTAGTCAAATTCAAAGCAAGAGTGTGGACAATGTCGACTTGAAGGTGAACACGGAGGTAGCTGGGCAATCCgcagaagaagctcaagtaGATGAAGGCGTTCAAGTGACACCTTCCATCGATGCGGTCATTATGCCAGGTGCTCTGCCACTGGATGACTCGATGGAGAGCCTTGCAAAGAGCGGCGAGGTGGAAGCGGAAACAGGGTCGAGGGAATCCGAACAAGTCCAGGCCATCTACCCAGAAGACATTCCGCTGCCTGATGATACAGACGTTGAGGACTTAACCTCCAAGCCTGACGCACCAGAATCGGACTTTGCTTCGGCTGAGGAGCGAGTGACGGAGGATGATGAGTCCATCAAAACTCCTGTTGACAACTCAGACTCTACTACGAGCAAGAAGCACACCTCTTCCATCTACACTGGTATGACAGAAGACCGTTGGAGTCTCGACCGTTCATCCTTGACCACTCCTACCTCCGAACGCCCATTGTCAGTGGCCGAGTATTCAACCGAAGAAGACACTCCAAAGAAGGCTGCCCGAGAGGCGGGGTTGGAAGCGGAAGCGCatgagaagaagcaggcgacCAGCAATCCGCTCGAGCGGCCATCTCAAACGACGATTACATCCGCTTAG
- a CDS encoding chromatin remodeling complex subunit (Arp9) (similar to Cordyceps militaris CM01 XP_006669537.1), with amino-acid sequence MSSSQAKWREEQILIICPGSKTTMAQLGCTELTPPMHRVPTRMFKDGDEWRPYYTFKRTKVVNGVEQEEWVEDVDEDKGATYPIQGGRIVQMDAFLAFLDHVHSLLTTTYHNTPIMLMASPQWTRPDCEAIAQYIFEKTRTPALCMIHSGIATQYGLKWPNMTVIDIGFEKVDVTAIHDGRVVNHIDLGSSGTDSPISGGEVFTQRLLKLLEGKNFNHDMAEQLKKSTICEVLPYAGNEQKLVELPKDNAPAGAPPSAAPPTAAAPPTDASKPAEPPKPSDTGADENGENGDSNNNGGDEDGVLDVAAIVTSGQTKEFLAKKEKEREKGKPGRKPKVQDADAAPAKPARLPNSKRKLNTFFYEEIIQELVPPEPKEKGTNGTTETTAEKPASEQQQPPKEGESTSAPVDGTAPASNTEETTAKPEEKPAEPPSDSAPSAPAPVPATEELKPEAAKPESTIPDTPEYRPKRVRRDIEIGLERFTFADRYEIDRIVTAIYRTIQGIDDMYMRPQCWDNLVFVGNGSRLRGLKENILQTLNARHLISPSTATMFTSELPSNMATPSGTGSQTPTGSFTGVPHQLSTSGVNPLLQAATTASTLGVGAAGGTGAAATPAAGSDAAGPAGHHFHSQTPTSIKTANLPGYLSEWTKNGFEEAMFLGAQVAARIAFSLHSNMDAQSIEAQRLMSLSRVDYNELGPKGIRTHSMLS; translated from the exons ATGTCGAGTTCACAGGCCAAATGGCGCGAGGAGCAGATCCTGATCATCTGCCCTGGCAGCAAGACAACCATGGCGCAACTGGGCTGCACCGAGCTGACGCCTCCTATGCACCGTGTTCCCACGAGAATGTTcaaagatggcgatgaatgGCGGCCGTATTATACCTTTAAGCGCACAAAGGTCGTCAATGGTGTCGAGCAAGAGGAGTGGGTGGAGGATGTAGACGAAGACAAGGGTGCTACATATCCGATTCAAG GCGGCCGCATCGTCCAAATGGATGCCTTCCTAGCCTTCCTCGACCATGTCCACAGCTTGCTCACCACGACCTACCACAACACGCCCATCATGCTGATGGCATCTCCCCAGTGGACAAGACCTGACTGCGAAGCGATCGCCCAGTACATCTTTGAGAAGACCCGGACGCCTGCTCTTTGCATGATCCACAGTGGTATCGCGACGCAATACGGCCTCAAATGGCCCAACATGACCGTCATTGATATCGGCTTCGAAAAGGTCGATGTGACGGCAATTCACGACGGACGAGTTGTGAACCACATTGATTTAGGGTCATCAGGCACCGACAGTCCCATAAGCGGAGGCGAAGTCTTCACACAACGATTGCTGAAATTGTTGGAGGGCAAGAACTTCAACCACGACATGGCCGagcagttgaagaagagcacCATTTGCGAGGTTCTCCCCTATGCCGGTAATGAGCAGAAACTCGTTGAGCTGCCCAAGGATAATGCGCCAGCTGGTGCTCCCCCAAGCGCTGCTCCTCCAACTGCTGCTGCACCACCCACGGATGCAAGCAAGCCTGCTGAGCCTCCCAAGCCTTCAGATACTGGTGCTGACGAGAACGGTGAAAATGGAGATTCTAACAACAACGGTGGTGACGAAGATGGCGTACTAgatgttgctgccattgttacCAGTGGCCAGACCAAGGAGTTCCTCGCtaagaaggaaaaggagaggGAAAAGGGCAAACCCGGCCGTAAACCAAAGGTTCAAGATGCCGATGCCGCCCCAGCGAAACCCGCTCGTCTCCCTAATTCCAAGAGAAAACTAAACACTTTTTTCTACGAAGAGATCATCCAGGAACTGGTCCCACCGGAGCCAAAGGAGAAAGGCACAAACGGCACAACAGAGACGACAGCTGAGAAGCCCGCCTCagagcagcaacagcctcCCAAGGAGGGCGAATCTACTTCAGCTCCCGTAGACGGAACTGCTCCCGCATCCAACACCGAAGAGACGACCGCCAAACCCGAGGAAAAACCAGCAGAACCTCCCAGCGACAGCGCTCCATCCGCACCAGCACCCGTCCCAGCAACCGAAGAACTCAAGCCCGAAGCCGCCAAGCCAGAAAGCACCATACCCGACACCCCAGAGTACAGACCCAAGCGCGTCCGTCGGGACATCGAAATCGGCCTGGAGCGATTCACCTTTGCAGACCGCTACGAAATCGACCGCATCGTCACCGCCATCTACCGCACCATCCAGGGCATCGACGACATGTACATGCGCCCCCAATGCTGGGAcaacctcgtcttcgtcggcaACGGCTCCCGCCTCCGCGGCCTCAAGGAGAACATCCTCCAGACCCTCAACGCGCGGCATCTCATCTCCCCGTCTACCGCCACAATGTTCACCTCAGAACTGCCctccaacatggccaccCCTTCTGGCACGGGATCCCAAACCCCCACCGGCTCCTTCACCGGCGTGCCTCACCAGCTCTCCACCAGCGGCGTGAACCCCCTTCTCCAAGCTGCCACAACAGCCAGCACCCTCGGCGTGGGAGCCGCAGGCGGTACCGGCGCAGCAGCTACCCCTGCTGCTGGCTCTGACGCCGCCGGCCCAGCGGGCCATCACTTCCACAGCCAAACGCCCACGAGTATCAAGACGGCTAATCTCCCGGGATACCTGAGCGAATGGACCAAGAATGGTTTCGAGGAGGCCATGTTCCTGGGCGCACAGGTCGCTGCCCGAATTGCATTTAGTCTGCATTCTAACATGGATGCGCAGAGCATCGAGGCCCAGCGACTAATGAGTCTCAGCAGAGTAGACTACAA CGAGCTCGGTCCTAAGGGTATCCGAACACACTCTATGCTGAGCTAG
- a CDS encoding MATE efflux family protein (similar to Coccidioides immitis RS XP_001246463.1): protein MDRGRPISSSPGRRDMLSSSAQQRFLSSSPLAERFLAEDIAACSDDDYDETAVEGFVDGEHAPHNMYRRPSGVAYGGTRPVFNAQPLEEPILTPLERKQSRNAERSLLRDNHVLPPKHGDQKQKPSFARRLYKRLFSTRIPREGTDEESPGYRPTETSPLLNGRGEGSDVGSASGDDQLDQQWEEAIASGRLQTTWQRETKTIAAYSWPLIITFLLQYSINVASIFAVGRIGKIELGAVSLANMSQAITCLAPFQGLATSLDTLCAQAYGSGHKHLVGLQCQRMACFLLFLSLPVVVLWLFAGHLLVYVVPDAETARLAALYLKVMIASIPGVIFFEVGKRFTQAQGLFRATTYVLLIAAPINIFINWLLVWHLGLGFVGAPIAVAITESLLPILLILYVVFVDGRQCWGGFSKRIFANWWIMIKLALPGMIMVEAEWLAFEIMTLLAGQFGTEYLAAQSVLVTLSSISYQIPFPMSIAASTRVANLMGAGLVEAAKIAGKVTVVLACILGVLNVTIFSSLRFHLPILFTNDPDVIKAVARVLPLVAVMQLFDGLGAGAHGLLRGIGKQSIGGPANLISYYVISLPISLALAFGLDWKLEGLWVGVTVGLIVVSIIEYTYLLKTDWHQAALEAEARNAAG, encoded by the exons ATGGACCGCGGCAGACCAATCAGTAGCTCACCAGGCCGTCGCGACATGCTATCGTCCTCAGCCCAGCAAAGATTCCTGTCCAGCTCCCCGTTAGCAGAACGCTTTCTCGCAGAAGACATAGCAGCATGTTCCGACGATGACTACGATGAAACCGCTGTGGAAGGCTTCGTGGATGGTGAACATGCCCCGCACAACATGTATCGTCGTCCCAGCGGCGTTGCATACGGCGGCACGAGGCCAGTCTTCAACGCACAACCACTAGAGGAGCCCATCTTGACGCCATTGGAGAGGAAACAGTCCCGCAATGCGGAGAGAAGCCTGCTGCGAGATAACCATGTGCTGCCGCCAAAGCATGGAGACCAGAAACAGAAGCCGTCTTTTGCACGTCGTCTGTACAAACGACTCTTTAGTACGAGGATCCCCCGGGAGGGCACCGACGAAGAATCACCCGGCTATCGACCTACGGAAACTTCACCCCTCTTGAATGGACGAGGGGAGGGCTCTGATGTGGGATCTGCATCAGGCGATGATCAATTAGACCAGCAGTGGGAGGAGGCGATTGCCTCTGGACGTCTTCAAACAACGTGGCAGAGGGAAACGAAGACCATTGCGGCGTATTCCTGGCCGCTCATTATTACCTTTCTCTTGCAGTATTCTATCAATGTGGCTAGTATCTTTGCTGTCGGTAgaattggcaagattgagcTGGGTGCCGTGTCAT TGGCCAACATGTCCCAAGCAATTACTTGTCTTGCACCATTCCAAGGCCTAGCAACCAGTCTAGACACCCTCTGCGCCCAGGCATACGGCTCCGGACACAAGCACCTCGTCGGACTGCAATGCCAACGCATGGCctgcttcctcctcttcctgtCACTCCCCGTCGTTGTACTCTGGTTATTCGCCGGCCACCTCCTCGTCTACGTCGTCCCAGACGCAGAAACAGCCCGTCTGGCAGCGCTATATCTCAAAGTTATGATTGCCAGCATCCCCggcgtcatcttcttcgaaGTCGGCAAACGCTTCACCCAGGCGCAGGGCCTCTTCCGCGCAACCACCTACGTCCTCCTCATTGCGGCacccatcaacatcttcatcaactggCTTCTCGTGTGGCATCTTGGCCTGGGGTTCGTCGGCGCGCCTATTGCCGTCGCCATCACGGAGAGCTTACTGCCGATATTGCTCATTTTGTATGTCGTTTTTGTGGACGGCAGACAGTGCTGGGGTGGGTTCAGCAAGCGCATCTTTGCAAACTGGTGGATCATGATCAAGCTTGCCCTCCCGGGAATGATCATGGTGGAAGCCGAATGGCTGGCCTTTGAGATTATGACTCTCCTCGCTGGCCAGTTTGGCACCGAGTACCTCGCTGCGCAGAGCGTGCTCGTCACTCTATCCAGTATCTCCTACCAGATTCCGTTTCCAATGTCCATCGCCGCATCTACAAGAGTGGCAAACCTCATGGGCGCAGGACTCgtcgaagccgccaaaaTCGCTGGCAAAGTG ACCGTTGTATTAGCCTGCATCCTCGGCGTCCTCAACGTCACCATCTTCTCTAGTCTCCGATTCcacctccccatcctcttcaccaaCGACCCCGATGTCATCAAAGCGGTTGCACGGGTACTGCCCCTCGTAGCCGTCATGCAGCTCTTTGACGGTCTTGGCGCCGGAGCCCACGGCCTCCTCCGCGGTATTGGCAAGCAATCAATCGGTGGGCCTGCGAATCTCATATCCTACTATGTGATTTCGCTGCCCATCTCGCTGGCCCTCGCCTTTGGATTGGACTGGAAGCTGGAGGGTCTGTGGGTGGGCGTGACGGTCGGTTTGATAGT CGTATCCATCATTGAGTACACATACCTCCTCAAAACGGACTGGCACCAAGCTGCCCTTGAGGCGGAGGCTCGCAACGCAGCCGGTTAG
- a CDS encoding tyrosyl-DNA phosphodiesterase (similar to Verticillium alfalfae VaMs.102 XP_003009204.1) yields MNGSMDGPRKRQRVDGEEQGDRLRSLSTPISPPRKSQRRELGRLASPWQLTWIRDLPEELNRDAVTLKDLLGDPLISECWEFNYLHDIPFLMDAFDQDTRHLVDVHVVHGFWKREDANRLALTMEASEYSNVKLHVAPMPEMFGTHHSKMMVLFRHDDTAEVIIHTANMIPKDWTNMTNAVWRSPCLSKLPAESKKSPEYSSLQIGSGERFRADLINYLRAYDSRKITCGPLVDKLSQYDFSSVKGALIASVPGKHDIHDLSDTAYGWSAARRYLSSVPCKEGNAEIVTQVSSIATLGAKDTWLQKTLFDALAISKKKTLPRPKFKVVFPTADEIRKSLDGYASGASIHTKIQSPQQAQQLTYLRPIFCHWANDSKDGTVASTETGASNGGRDGAAPHIKTYIRYNAEGSIDWAMLTSANISKQAWGEAAKPSGEVRVASWEIGVLVWPELFGPKASMVGTFQSDTPNEKSIPKSDDDEVLIGIRIPYSMPLQGYGAREVPWVATMNHSEPDHLGRRWIE; encoded by the exons ATGAACGGCAGCATGGACGGCCCTCGAAAGCGGCAACGAGTCGATGGTGAGGAGCAAGGCGACCGGCTCAGGTCGTTATCTACTCCTATTAGCCCTCCTCGGAAGAGTCAGCGTCGCGAACTTGGACGGCTAGCATCCCCCTGGCAACTAACCTGGATCAGGGACCTTCCAGAAGAGCTTAACCGCGATGCAGTCACACTCAAGGATCTCCTGGGCGATCCTCTTATCAGCGAGTGCTGGGAGTTCAACTACTTGCATGATATTCCATTCTTAATGGACGCGTTTGACCAGGATACAAGGCACCTGGTGGATGTTCATGTTGTCCATGGTTTCTGGAAACGAGAGGATGCCAATCGCTTGGCTCTGACA ATGGAAGCGTCTGAATACAGTAATGTGAAACTTCACGTGGCCCCCATGCCCGAGATGTTTGGCACCCATCACTCAAAGATGATGGTGCTTTTTCGTCACGACGACACAGCCGAGGTTATCATCcacacagccaacatgatACCAAAAGACTGGACGAATATGACCAATGCCGTCTGGAGAAGTCCGTGTTTGTCCAAGTTGCCCGCCGAATCCAAGAAATCACCAGAGTACTCGAGTCTGCAAATTGGAAGCGGCGAAAGATTCCGTGCTGATCTTATCAATTACTTGAGAGCCTACGACAGTAGGAAAATCACCTGTGGACCATTGGTAGACAAACTCAGCCAGTACGACTTTTCTAGTGTTAAAGGCGCACTGATAGCCAGTGTTCCCGGGAAGCACGACATACATGACCTGTCCGATACGGCGTATGGTTGGTCTGCCGCCAGACGGTATCTAAGTTCAGTCCCATGCAAGGAAGGAAATGCCGAGATTGTCACTCAAGTATCTTCCATTGCCACCTTGGGTGCCAAGGACACATGGCTTCAGAAAACGCTATTCGATGCACTCGCGAtatccaagaagaagacgctaCCAAGACCAAAATTCAAGGTTGTATTTCCTACCGCGGATGAAATAAGGAAATCACTTGATGGGTATGCGTCTGGCGCCTCGATTCATACCAAGATCCAGTCCCCgcaacaagctcaacaacTGACTTACTTACGGCCCATCTTTTGCCACTGGGCAAATGACAGCAAGGATGGTACTG TCGCATCAACTGAAACCGGAGCAAGCAACGGTGGACGAGACGGGGCAGCTCCACATATTAAAACGTATATTCGCTATAATGCCGAGGGATCGATAGATTGGGCTATGCTTACATCTGCCAATATCTCAAAACAGGCGTGGGGTGAAGCTGCGAAACCGTCTGGCGAGGTCAGAGTGGCATCCTGGGAGATTGGTGTCTTGGTATGGCCAGAACTATTCGGACCCAAAGCTTCGATGGTTGGGACCTTTCAATCCGATACTCCAAACGAAAAGTCTATCCCCAAAtctgatgatgacgaggtcTTAATTGGCATCAGGATTCCTTATAGCATGCCACTGCAAGGGTACGGCGCGAGAGAGGTGCCGTGGGTTGCGACAATGAATCACAGTGAGCCGGACCACCTCGGCCGCCGATGGATAGAGTGA
- a CDS encoding disulfide isomerase (similar to Neosartorya fischeri NRRL 181 XP_001260537.1), with translation MRLSILSLLASATALVRAEPLGDSDTEKDAVKPTTFDHKTVPPLLDLTPSNWAEEVNKTRWLLVKHFSPYCGHCMEFAPTFQTLYEFYYTSKTADGSTFEKYYDFRFGVLDCTLYADLCSEHDVASFPTTILFENGTRFEQVMGAKGMDVISEMVEKGLEKEKPGSRPKTVDLPERGAKESPKKSANTGKDTVKKDEDDSLSDKPFGNDWKVKTAGELEKERKPKKPKDTPNPDGVSVSLTAESFQKLVTQTQEPWFIKFYAPWCPHCQAMGPTWQQLAKTMRGKLHVGEVNCDKESRLCKDVHATAYPTLIFFKGGERAEYSGLRGLGDFVQYADKAVDLASGIPDVNATSFKNLEKTEDVIFVYFYDHATTSEDFRALETIPLSLIGHAKLVKTNDPKLYERFKITTWPRLLVSREGRPTYYPPITPNEMRDKNQVLDWMRGVWLPLVPELTPSNAHQIFNGKLVVLGILSHADQASFSGSIREMKSAANEWMDRQIQEFQLERKKLRDSKQMRIEEAEDRGDQRALRAAKGIRVDMNNAGRKEVTFAWVDGVYWQRWIRQTYGIDVKEGEKIIINEEDHRRYWDQTVTGNYIMVSRTSIMETLDKIVYGPHVIKHKLTVSTIEKIFFDIKVAFIEHPYLSMGCVLGLAFGTFSWLRGRARRTRGGHFRLDDAMGINQLKEGLLGMNANGNQKAD, from the exons ATGAGATTGAGCATCCTGTCGCTCCTGGCCAGCGCTACGGCCCTGGTCAGGGCGGAACCGTTGGGGGACTCGGATACCGAAAAAGACGCCGTGAAGCCTACTACGTTTGATCACAAGACGGTACCGCCGTTGCTGGACTTGACGCCATCAAACTGGGCTGAGGAAGTCAACAAGACTCGATGGCTCTTGGTCAAGCATTTTAG CCCCTACTGTGGCCACTGCATGGAATTCGCTCCAACGTTTCAAACTCTATACGAATTCTACTACACATCAAAAACTGCCGACGGTTCGACGTTCGAAAAGTACTACGACTTTAGATTCGGCGTGCTTGACTGCACACTGTACGCAGATCTCTGCAGCGAACACGACGTCGCGTCCTTCCCTACAACCATTTTGTTCGAAAATGGCACGCGCTTTGAGCAGGTCATGGGCGCCAAAGGCATGGATGTAATCAGCGAAATGGTCGAGAAGGGACTCGAAAAGGAGAAGCCTGGCTCTCGACCCAAAACTGTAGACTTGCCCGAGCGCGGCGCCAAGGAGTCTCCCAAGAAGAGTGCAAATACTGGAAAGGATACcgtcaagaaggacgaggatgattcGCTTTCTGATAAGCCTTTTGGCAATGACTGGAAGGTTAAGACTGCCGGAGAattggaaaaggaaagaaaacCCAAGAAACCAAAGGATACACCTAACCCGGACGGTGTTTCAGTTTCTCTCACTGCTGAGAGCTTCCAGAAGCTCGTGACACAGACGCAGGAACCTTGGTTCATCAAATTCTATGCCCCGTGGTGCCCTCATTGTCAGGCAATGGGACCTACTTGGCAGCAACTTGCCAAGACAATGCGAGGCAAGCTGCATGTTGGTGAAGTGAACTGCGACAAGGAGTCACGTCTGTGTAAGGACGTGCACGCCACAGCATACCCAACCCTCATTTTCTTCAAGGGCGGCGAAAGGGCAGAATACTCGGGCTTGCGTGGCTTGGGCGATTTTGTTCAATATGCTGACAAGGCCGTTGACCTCGCTAGTGGCATTCCTGACGTGAATGCGACCTCATTCAAGAATCTGGAAAAGACCGAGGACGTTATATTTGTGTATTTTTACGATCATGCTACGACAAGCGAAGACTTCCGGGCTTTGGAGACGATTCCCTTGAGCCTTATTGGACACgccaagcttgtcaagaCGAACGATCCCAAACTTTATGAACGCTTCAAGATTACGACCTGGCCACGCCTGTTAGTTTCACGCGAAGGCAGACCAACCTACTATCCGCCAATCACACCCAATGAGATGCGCGATAAGAATCAAGTTTTGGACTGGATGAGAGGTGTGTGGCTTCCACTGGTGCCAGAGTTGACTCCTTCCAATGCCCACCAAATTTTCAATGGCAAGCTTGTTGTCCTTGGAATTCTGAGCCATGCGGATCAGGCGTCCTTCTCGGGCTCTATTCGTGAAATGAAGAGCGCGGCAAATGAGTGGATGGACAGACAAATTCAGGAATTCCAACTCGAGCGTAAGAAGCTGCGAGACTCTAAGCAGATGAGAATCGAAGAGGCTGAAGATCGTGGGGACCAACGCGCATTGCGAGCTGCCAAGGGTATTCGCGTTGATATGAATAACGCTGGCCGCAAGGAAGTGACATTTGCTTGGGTTGATGGTGTCTACTGGCAGCGTTGGATCCGACAAACATACGGCATCGATGTGAAGGAAGGAGAAAAGATAATCATTAATGAGGAAGAT CACCGCAGATACTGGGATCAAACCGTGACGGGCAACTACATCATGGTCAGCCGTACATCAATCATGGAGACGCTGGACAAGATTGTGTATGGCCCTCATGTCATCAAGCACAAGCTTACCGTGTCTACGATTGAGAAGATTTTCTTCGACATCAAGGTTGCCTTTATTGAGCACCCGTATTTGTCAATGGGCTGCGTCCTCGGACTGGCATTTGGTACCTTCTCATGGCTCCGTGGCCGCGCACGTCGTACTCGGGGTGGACATTTCAGACTGGACGACGCCATGGGTATCAATCAGCTAAAGGAGGGTCTGTTGGGCATGaacgccaatggcaatcaaAAGGCTGATTAA